GCTGTGGGCGACAGACCGGACGATCTTCCGGCGTTTTTCGGTGGCTTCATGCTCCTGCATGGCGGCCTCGCGGGCGGCGCGGATGTGTTCCTCCATCGTGGTCATGGCCTTGGCCCTCCTGACCACATTTTACTCGCCACATGCGATGCACCCCATGAAAAACGGACATTCCTGAGCGCAGGCCCTTGGCTGGGAAATCCACGCGGGTCCAGGCAGAGCGGGAAACCTCAGCCCAAGTGGAAGCGTGATGGGAAGGGCAGCCCCGCTTGATTTCCAAACAGACCGCTTGTCGGGCTGTGGTGGGTCTACGAAAGAATTGCCAGGAGCAGTACCCTCGCCGCATGATCACTCTCTTCTCGCTCCCGCTGCTGTGCCTCGTCATCCTGGGCGGGCCAGTGTGGAGTGTGGTGCTGATCGAGAAAAAGCTTGCATCCGCGGTCCGAAATGAGGTACTGCCCTTGCGGATCGCACTGGTGTCCGCTCTCCTTCCTGCCGGCATCTGGACTCTCCTCGTGGGGATGGGCAGTGTGGACACACCTCAAGCGGCGTACAAGCCGGTGCAGTGGTTCCTGCTCGGTCTGGCCTGCATTCCGACCTGGATGACTGGTTGGAGTTTATGGTGCCTGCGCCATACGCGGGGTAATGGTGGAGCTGTCCTGGCTTTTGTGGTGACGCTTCCCAGTACCGCCCTCGCTGTGATGTACTTCCACTGGGCAATGCCGTGAGGGCCGCTTCTCCGACGTGCTGCCAGGAGGAGCGTGTCCCCCACTGCGCTTGACACAACAGGTCCCAGCACGCCCCTGTGTTCCACCCATAGACGTTCAGTAGGCGACTCAGCGCACTTGCGCTGACCGTCTCAGCACGGTGGAGCGCGGTCTTCGTCCCTGGGTCGAGAAACAAACCCAGCGCAGCCTGGAGGCTGCGCTGTTGATACGGACTGGCTGGAACAGAGAGAAGCGCGTCTGCCAGAAGGAGGGCGCGCTCCCCGCCGAGCTTGAGGTCGTTCACACACCCGTTCTCGCGTCTGAGAGCGCACTTTCGCTACCGATTCAGGTGCAAAACCTGAGTCTACCCTTCGGAAAGCCTGCCGTCTCCCAATACATCTCTCTGTGCTCAGGGTTCAAAGTACGGCTCGTTTCAGTGCGGTTCACCCGATGGCTCCCGGATAAAGGGGGGCAGGAATGGTACGGTCAGCCGTGTTGGGGGTCTCTATGTTTGAGGAGTTCACGTTGGAAAGGGTTGAACTGCCCGACGCCACTTTGCGGGTGAGGCACGGTGGGTCTGGTCCGCCCGTTCTGCTGCTCCACGGCCATCCTCGTACCCACACCACCTGGTACCGGGTCGCGCCCCTCCTGGCAGAACACCACACGGTCGTCTGCCCGGATCTGCGTGGTTATGGGCAGTCCTCGAAGCCCGCAGACACTGACGATCATGGAGGCATGGCCAAGCGTGCGCTGGCGGACGACATGGTGGCGCTGATGGCCCACTTGGGCCACAGGCGCTTCGCCGTTGTGGGCCATGACCGGGGTTCCTACGTGGCCTTTCGCCTGGCGATGGACCACCCCGAGCAGGTCTCGCATCTGGCGTTCCTGGGCCTCGTTCCCATTGGAGAGGCGCTGGAACGGGCGAACGAACGCTTCGCCCGGCTGTGGTGGCATTGGTTCTTCTTTGGGCAGCCTAAGAAACCCGAGCGCGCCATCCTGGCCGACCCTGACGCCTGGTACGGGAACTCCCCGGAGAAACGGGTGCAAATGGGTGCGGAGAATTACGCCGACTACTACGCTGCCGTCCACGACCCGGCCACCGTTCACGCCATGCTGGAGGATTACCGGGCAGGCCTGGGGATTGATCGAGAGCACGATGCCGCCGACCGTGAGGCCGGGCGCTCCCTGCGCTGTCCCACGTTGGTCCTCTGGCCGCTCTTTGACGATGAGGAGGAACTGTACGCCGATATCCTCTCGATTTGGCGTCCATGGGCGGCAGATCTACGCGGCCATGGACTCAGGTCTGGGCACCACCTGGCGGAGGAGGTGCCTGAGGAACTTGCTGCGGCACTGCTGGGATTCCTGAACGGGGGATGACCGGACGCGCCTCAGCGCGTGTCCCCGCTTGCACGAGCGGCGTCCGTAGTCTTCCGCCTTGCCAGCAGAACTCAACATGACCCAGCCTGGGCCCAGGCCAGAGCGTTCGGAGAAGCCCTGAGGGTTCTGGCAACTGAACGCCGGTAGGCTGGTGGGCTGTGACTGACCGGAAGCCCTACCGCCACCGTTTTCCCCTGAGCGTCATCGGTTACGCCCTGTGGCTCTACCACCGCTTCCTCCTCAGTCAGCGTGACGTTCAGGAACTGCTCCACGAACGCGGTATTCGGGTTAGCCACGAGACTCTGCGCCAGTGGAACATTAAATTCGCTCCCCTCCTCACGGAGGAACTGCGCCACCGGGAACCCCGATGGGGTTCCCGGTGGCATCTGGATGAAAGGTGCGTCCAGATTGCTGGGGTGAAGCACTGGTTGTGGCGAGCGGTGGACGAGCACGGCAACGTGCTCGTCCTCCTTCTTCAGGAACACCGAGATACCGAGGCGGCCAAGTCTTTTTTTGTCCGCCTGTTGGGGCAACACAACGTGCCGAAGGTCATCCACACCGACAAGCTGTGGAGCTATGGGGCGGTCCTAAGAGAACTTCCCGTGCTCCACGTTGTGGAGCACATTCGGGTCGTGTCCACCGCCCGCTGTAACACCATTGTGGAACAGTCGCATCGCCCCACCCGGCAGCAGGAACGTACTCAGCTCGGCTTCAAACGACGACGGCGAACGCAGGAATTCCTCGCCCTGCACGCCCGCGTATCGAACCTTCACCGCCAGACCCGAACGACCACTCCCGCTGCCCTGAGACGAAGCAACCAA
The sequence above is drawn from the Deinococcus hopiensis KR-140 genome and encodes:
- a CDS encoding alpha/beta fold hydrolase; this translates as MFEEFTLERVELPDATLRVRHGGSGPPVLLLHGHPRTHTTWYRVAPLLAEHHTVVCPDLRGYGQSSKPADTDDHGGMAKRALADDMVALMAHLGHRRFAVVGHDRGSYVAFRLAMDHPEQVSHLAFLGLVPIGEALERANERFARLWWHWFFFGQPKKPERAILADPDAWYGNSPEKRVQMGAENYADYYAAVHDPATVHAMLEDYRAGLGIDREHDAADREAGRSLRCPTLVLWPLFDDEEELYADILSIWRPWAADLRGHGLRSGHHLAEEVPEELAAALLGFLNGG
- a CDS encoding IS6 family transposase, with the protein product MTDRKPYRHRFPLSVIGYALWLYHRFLLSQRDVQELLHERGIRVSHETLRQWNIKFAPLLTEELRHREPRWGSRWHLDERCVQIAGVKHWLWRAVDEHGNVLVLLLQEHRDTEAAKSFFVRLLGQHNVPKVIHTDKLWSYGAVLRELPVLHVVEHIRVVSTARCNTIVEQSHRPTRQQERTQLGFKRRRRTQEFLALHARVSNLHRQTRTTTPAALRRSNQTTALLLWQEVLQQAV